A genomic segment from Pseudomonas sessilinigenes encodes:
- a CDS encoding cation diffusion facilitator family transporter: MGAGHSHGQVRAGHERKLWMALGLTGSFMIAEVIGAFVTGSLALLSDAAHMLTDTLALAISLVAIQVAKRPADRKRTFGYARFEILAAAFNALLLFVVAFYILFEAWQRLQAPPEIQSTGMLVIAVLGLIVNLISMGLLASGSSESLNVKGAYLEVWSDMLGSLGVILAALVIMFTGWGWVDSLVAAAIGLWVLPRTWTLLKESTNVLLQGVPDGVDIDQVEQGIRGVPGVSEVHDLHIWALTSGKNVLSAHLVAQLDSCDEQVILAQVTELVQERFAIAHVTLQVEQAGFHEQEHDH; encoded by the coding sequence ATGGGCGCAGGACACAGTCACGGGCAGGTACGGGCCGGGCACGAACGCAAATTGTGGATGGCCCTGGGGCTGACCGGCAGTTTCATGATCGCCGAGGTCATCGGTGCCTTCGTCACCGGCAGCCTGGCGTTGTTGTCGGATGCTGCGCACATGCTCACCGATACCCTGGCCCTGGCGATTTCCCTGGTGGCGATCCAGGTCGCCAAGCGTCCGGCGGATCGCAAGCGCACCTTCGGCTATGCCCGTTTCGAGATCCTTGCCGCGGCATTCAATGCCCTGCTGCTGTTCGTGGTGGCCTTCTACATCCTGTTCGAGGCCTGGCAACGCCTGCAGGCGCCCCCGGAGATCCAGTCCACGGGAATGCTGGTGATCGCGGTGCTGGGCTTGATCGTCAACCTGATCTCCATGGGCCTCCTGGCTTCCGGCAGCAGCGAGAGCCTCAACGTCAAGGGGGCCTACCTGGAGGTGTGGAGCGACATGCTCGGCTCGCTCGGGGTGATCCTCGCGGCGTTGGTGATCATGTTCACCGGCTGGGGTTGGGTCGATTCACTGGTGGCGGCGGCCATTGGCCTGTGGGTGCTGCCACGGACCTGGACCCTGCTCAAGGAGAGTACCAACGTACTGTTGCAGGGCGTGCCGGACGGAGTCGATATCGACCAGGTGGAGCAGGGCATCCGTGGCGTGCCAGGGGTCAGCGAGGTGCATGACCTGCACATCTGGGCCCTGACCAGTGGCAAGAATGTACTCAGTGCCCATCTCGTAGCGCAGCTGGACAGCTGCGATGAGCAGGTGATCCTGGCCCAGGTCACCGAGCTGGTACAGGAGCGCTTCGCAATTGCCCACGTTACCTTGCAGGTGGAACAGGCCGGATTCCATGAGCAGGAACACGATCACTGA
- a CDS encoding lysozyme inhibitor LprI family protein: protein MLRQPRIFALATALLLGAGSAWLPAQAAALDCAHIEYSQQVDRCAQQDKERADSALNQSYQALLERAHQSYPGNLLQEQEYLGKLKNAQRAWIKYRDSTCVLEAVDVEPGKPAHATLINRCVTRLSNERSHYLDQLLVD, encoded by the coding sequence ATGCTTCGCCAGCCCCGGATCTTCGCTCTGGCCACCGCCCTGCTGCTCGGTGCCGGCAGCGCTTGGCTGCCAGCGCAAGCCGCCGCGTTGGACTGCGCGCACATCGAATACAGCCAGCAGGTCGATCGCTGTGCCCAGCAAGACAAGGAGCGGGCCGACAGCGCCCTCAACCAGAGCTACCAGGCGCTGCTGGAGCGGGCGCACCAGAGCTATCCCGGCAACCTGCTCCAGGAGCAGGAGTACCTGGGCAAGCTGAAGAACGCCCAGCGCGCCTGGATCAAGTACCGCGACAGCACCTGCGTGCTGGAGGCAGTCGACGTGGAGCCGGGCAAACCGGCCCACGCCACCTTGATCAACCGCTGCGTGACCCGCCTGAGCAACGAGCGCAGCCACTACCTGGACCAGTTGCTGGTCGACTGA
- a CDS encoding MFS transporter, which translates to MTLATESSPARFSRADYKTLGLAALGGALEIYDFIIFVFFALTLSQLFFPPEMPEWLRLLQSFGIFVTGYLARPLGGILMAHFADRLGRKRVFSLSILMMALPCLLIGSMPTYAQIGYFAPLLLLALRVLQGAAVGGEVPSAWVFVAEHAPRAHRGYALGFLQAGLTFGYLLGALTATLLAQVFSPEEILDHAWRYPFLLGGVFGVIGVWLRRWLSETPVFMALQQQRESAGELPLRTVLRDHRLAILPALILTCVLTSAVVVFVVITPTMMQKSFGMSAGHTFALSSLGIVFLNLGCVLAGLLVDRLGAWRTVMLYSLLLPMGIAVLYGCLISGGDWVGLAYAVAGLGCGVVGAVPSVMVGLFPARIRVSGISFTYNIAYALWASTTPLLLIALMPWSPWICVMFCAAMGVIGAASAGYFGTRVGEARRSQVQEAGCC; encoded by the coding sequence ATGACCCTTGCCACCGAATCGTCGCCGGCCCGTTTCTCCCGCGCGGACTACAAGACCCTGGGCCTGGCCGCCCTGGGCGGTGCCCTGGAAATCTACGACTTCATCATCTTCGTATTTTTCGCCCTGACCCTGAGCCAACTGTTCTTTCCTCCGGAAATGCCCGAGTGGCTGCGGCTGTTGCAGAGCTTCGGCATCTTTGTCACCGGTTACCTGGCCCGCCCCCTGGGCGGCATCCTCATGGCCCATTTTGCCGACCGGCTGGGGCGCAAGAGGGTGTTCAGCCTGAGCATCCTGATGATGGCGCTGCCCTGCCTGCTGATTGGCAGCATGCCCACCTATGCCCAGATCGGTTACTTCGCGCCCTTGCTGCTCTTGGCCCTGCGGGTGTTGCAGGGCGCAGCCGTGGGGGGCGAGGTGCCCAGCGCCTGGGTGTTCGTGGCCGAGCACGCCCCCCGCGCTCATCGCGGTTATGCCCTGGGCTTTCTCCAGGCCGGGCTGACCTTCGGCTACCTGCTGGGTGCCTTGACTGCCACCTTGCTGGCGCAGGTCTTCAGCCCCGAGGAAATCCTCGATCACGCCTGGCGCTATCCGTTCCTGCTGGGTGGGGTCTTCGGCGTGATCGGTGTCTGGTTGCGTCGCTGGCTGAGCGAGACCCCGGTGTTCATGGCCCTGCAGCAGCAACGTGAAAGCGCCGGCGAGCTGCCGCTGCGCACCGTGTTGCGCGACCATCGGCTGGCGATCCTGCCGGCGCTGATCCTCACCTGCGTGCTGACCTCGGCGGTGGTGGTGTTCGTGGTCATTACCCCAACCATGATGCAAAAGAGCTTTGGCATGAGTGCCGGCCATACCTTCGCCCTGAGCAGCCTGGGTATTGTTTTCCTCAACCTGGGCTGTGTCCTGGCCGGGCTCCTGGTCGACCGCCTGGGCGCCTGGCGTACGGTGATGCTCTACAGCCTGCTGCTGCCCATGGGCATTGCCGTGCTCTATGGCTGCCTGATCAGTGGCGGCGACTGGGTCGGCCTGGCTTATGCCGTCGCCGGGCTGGGCTGCGGGGTGGTCGGTGCGGTGCCGTCGGTGATGGTCGGGTTGTTTCCGGCGCGGATCCGGGTATCGGGGATTTCCTTCACCTACAACATCGCCTATGCCCTCTGGGCCAGCACCACGCCGTTGCTGCTGATCGCCCTGATGCCCTGGAGCCCCTGGATCTGCGTGATGTTCTGTGCGGCGATGGGGGTGATCGGGGCCGCCAGTGCCGGGTATTTCGGTACCCGGGTCGGGGAGGCCCGCCGGTCCCAGGTCCAGGAAGCCGGCTGCTGTTGA
- a CDS encoding heavy metal response regulator transcription factor has translation MRILVIEDELKTADYLQQGLTESGYVVDCANSGADGLYLSRQHAYDLVILDVNLPQIDGWGVLGQIRQYSNTRVMMLTAQGRLADKIRGLDLGADDYLVKPFAFPELLARVRTLMRRSEQSPVPDVLRVADLELDQGRHRAFRGKQRIDLTTKEFALLHLLMRQSGVVLSRTQIISFVWDMNFDCDTNVVEVSIRRLRAKIDDPFERKLIHTLRGVGYVLEERD, from the coding sequence AACAGGGATTGACGGAAAGTGGTTATGTGGTGGATTGCGCCAACAGTGGCGCCGATGGGCTGTACCTGAGTCGCCAACATGCCTACGACCTGGTGATCCTCGACGTCAACCTGCCGCAGATCGATGGCTGGGGCGTGCTCGGCCAGATCCGCCAATACAGCAATACCCGAGTCATGATGCTCACGGCCCAAGGCCGGCTGGCAGACAAGATCAGGGGGCTGGACCTGGGGGCCGACGACTACCTGGTCAAGCCGTTCGCTTTTCCCGAGTTGCTGGCCAGGGTCCGGACCCTGATGCGCCGCAGCGAGCAGTCGCCAGTGCCAGATGTGCTGCGGGTCGCCGACCTGGAGCTGGACCAGGGCCGGCACCGGGCCTTTCGCGGCAAGCAGCGCATCGACCTGACAACCAAGGAATTCGCCCTGCTGCACCTGCTGATGCGCCAGAGCGGCGTGGTGCTGTCACGGACCCAGATCATTTCCTTTGTCTGGGACATGAACTTCGACTGCGACACCAATGTGGTGGAAGTTTCGATCCGCCGCTTGCGGGCCAAGATCGACGATCCCTTCGAGCGCAAGCTGATCCATACCTTGCGCGGGGTCGGCTACGTGCTCGAGGAGCGTGACTGA